A region of Domibacillus sp. DTU_2020_1001157_1_SI_ALB_TIR_016 DNA encodes the following proteins:
- a CDS encoding MurR/RpiR family transcriptional regulator, translated as MFTYEHILSFNELETILYQYIASNREKVIHMRARDLADATHVSPSTISRFCRKVDCEGFAELKAKLKIDLEMDKKKNIKSSHYTFAEFAEKAFEGRFEADIQEISRLAASSKSVIFAGSGSSGILAQYGSHYFSGLGKFSTYMSDPFFPVYDDLRETTTIALSISGEHKHTVDLTGKLKKEGSRIVSITNNKDCALAKMSEINIAYYITEERHHYTNITTQLPVLYLIESIARNMHALLHSR; from the coding sequence TTGTTTACTTATGAACACATTTTATCGTTTAATGAATTGGAAACGATTTTATACCAATATATTGCCTCTAATCGAGAGAAAGTCATCCATATGCGTGCCCGGGATCTGGCGGATGCCACGCATGTTTCGCCTTCGACCATTTCACGTTTCTGCCGGAAAGTAGATTGCGAAGGCTTCGCAGAATTAAAAGCGAAATTAAAAATTGACCTGGAAATGGATAAGAAAAAGAATATTAAAAGTTCGCATTATACCTTTGCGGAATTTGCAGAAAAAGCGTTTGAGGGGCGGTTTGAAGCAGACATTCAAGAAATCTCCAGACTGGCTGCTTCCTCTAAGAGCGTGATTTTTGCAGGCAGCGGCAGCTCCGGTATTCTCGCTCAATATGGCTCCCATTATTTTTCCGGATTAGGAAAATTCTCCACGTATATGAGCGATCCTTTTTTTCCAGTCTATGACGATTTGCGGGAGACGACAACGATTGCCCTGTCGATCAGCGGTGAACACAAGCACACGGTAGATTTAACTGGAAAACTCAAAAAAGAGGGCAGCCGCATTGTCAGTATTACCAATAACAAAGACTGTGCGCTTGCTAAAATGTCTGAAATTAATATTGCTTATTACATTACGGAAGAACGTCATCATTATACAAACATTACCACACAGCTGCCTGTGCTTTATTTAATTGAATCTATTGCGAGGAACATGCATGCTCTTTTGCATTCCCGTTAA
- a CDS encoding 6-phospho-beta-glucosidase, producing the protein MTKGIKIATIGGGSSYTPELVEGFIKRYEELPVRELWLVDIEAGKEKLEIVGTLAKRMIEKAGLPIDVHLTLDRRAALKDADFVTTQFRVGLLDARAKDERIPLKYGVLGQETNGPGGLFKGLRTIPVILDICKDMEELCPNAWLINFTNPAGMVTEAVLRYSNIEKVVGLCNVPIGMEMGIAKLLDVDHSRIRIDFAGLNHMVYGLDVFVDGESVKDKVIELLTDPNNSSFVKNIEGLGWEPEFIRSLNVLTCPYHMYYYKTKDMLEKDAKNAQEEGTRAEVVQKLEQELFELYQDPQLDIKPPQLEKRGGAYYSDAAVRLITSIYTDKGDIQPVNTRNNGAIAGIPDDSAVEVSCVITKNGPRPVVMGELPVAVRGLVQQIKSFERVAAEAAVTGDYEKAVLALTINPLTPTDTIAKEIVDEMLEAHKEHLPQFFQKVNA; encoded by the coding sequence ATGACAAAAGGAATTAAAATTGCCACTATTGGCGGCGGATCGAGCTACACCCCTGAACTGGTTGAAGGATTTATTAAACGGTATGAGGAACTGCCTGTACGCGAACTCTGGCTTGTGGATATTGAAGCCGGGAAAGAAAAGCTTGAAATCGTCGGCACCCTTGCCAAACGAATGATCGAAAAAGCCGGGCTGCCCATTGACGTTCATTTAACACTCGATCGCCGGGCCGCTTTAAAAGATGCTGACTTTGTTACAACACAGTTCCGTGTCGGCCTTCTTGATGCACGGGCAAAAGATGAACGCATCCCTTTAAAATATGGCGTGCTTGGCCAGGAAACCAATGGGCCAGGCGGCTTATTCAAAGGACTGCGTACGATCCCGGTTATTCTGGATATTTGCAAAGACATGGAAGAGCTTTGCCCGAATGCCTGGCTCATTAACTTTACCAATCCAGCCGGCATGGTAACCGAAGCCGTTCTGCGTTATTCCAACATCGAAAAGGTGGTCGGGTTATGCAACGTGCCGATCGGCATGGAAATGGGCATTGCCAAACTGCTTGATGTAGACCACTCACGTATTCGGATTGATTTTGCCGGTTTAAACCATATGGTGTATGGACTTGACGTGTTTGTAGACGGAGAAAGTGTCAAAGACAAAGTCATCGAGCTCTTAACAGACCCGAATAACAGCAGTTTTGTGAAAAATATCGAAGGCCTCGGCTGGGAGCCGGAATTTATCCGATCATTGAATGTCTTAACATGCCCTTACCACATGTATTACTACAAAACAAAAGACATGCTGGAAAAAGATGCAAAGAACGCACAAGAAGAAGGTACACGGGCAGAAGTTGTACAGAAACTGGAACAGGAATTATTTGAGCTTTATCAAGATCCACAGCTTGATATCAAGCCGCCACAGCTTGAAAAACGCGGCGGTGCATACTATTCCGATGCAGCGGTTCGTTTGATCACCTCTATTTACACGGATAAAGGAGACATCCAGCCGGTGAATACGCGTAACAATGGCGCCATTGCCGGCATTCCAGACGATTCGGCTGTTGAAGTAAGCTGCGTGATTACGAAAAACGGACCAAGACCAGTCGTCATGGGAGAACTGCCAGTTGCGGTACGCGGCTTGGTGCAGCAGATTAAATCGTTTGAACGTGTAGCAGCAGAAGCGGCTGTAACAGGTGATTATGAAAAAGCCGTATTAGCGCTTACGATTAATCCATTAACCCCTACTGATACCATTGCCAAAGAAATTGTGGATGAAATGCTCGAAGCACACAAAGAGCACTTGCCGCAATTCTTTCAAAAAGTAAACGCCTAA
- a CDS encoding RsfA family transcriptional regulator, with the protein MKMRQDAWSEENDLLLAETVLRHVREGSTQLKAFEEVGDTLNRTAAACGFRWNAVIRKQYEKALGLARKQRKQYFRSLQKKERASGIQVILEGPSAGENTNAAIGSSALTMREIIAFLQNINTSEADCEILQRELDMIKREKAAIETKYEELEKRALTMQQDYEELVKIMDRARKMVVLGDESAQKSTLQLENNDHLEKIAK; encoded by the coding sequence ATGAAAATGAGACAAGATGCCTGGTCAGAAGAAAATGATCTGCTCCTTGCGGAAACGGTATTACGTCATGTGCGCGAGGGAAGTACCCAACTGAAAGCGTTTGAAGAAGTAGGAGATACACTGAACAGAACGGCAGCAGCCTGCGGGTTCCGCTGGAATGCTGTGATTCGGAAGCAGTATGAAAAAGCATTGGGCCTTGCGCGCAAACAAAGGAAACAATATTTTCGTAGCCTTCAGAAGAAAGAACGGGCTTCAGGCATACAAGTTATTTTAGAAGGTCCATCTGCGGGTGAAAACACAAATGCAGCTATAGGCTCTTCAGCCCTTACGATGAGAGAGATTATTGCTTTCCTGCAAAACATAAATACATCTGAAGCAGATTGCGAAATCCTTCAAAGAGAACTTGACATGATCAAACGTGAGAAAGCGGCGATAGAAACAAAATATGAGGAGCTTGAAAAAAGAGCGCTCACGATGCAGCAAGACTATGAAGAATTAGTTAAAATAATGGACCGTGCGAGAAAAATGGTCGTGTTGGGTGATGAATCAGCCCAAAAATCCACCCTGCAGCTTGAAAACAACGATCATTTAGAGAAAATTGCAAAATAA
- a CDS encoding SRPBCC family protein yields MPVIKHQQFIKAPAEVCFDLARNVDIHTQTTSETKEKAVGGVTEGLLEQGDTVTWEAIHFGIKQRLTAKVTLMEKPHKFVDIMVKGAFQSFVHTHQFIEEAGGTIMIDTFQYKSPFGLIGAAADKLFLEKYMSAFIISRAKELKKIAENMD; encoded by the coding sequence ATGCCTGTTATTAAGCATCAGCAGTTTATTAAAGCACCTGCCGAAGTATGTTTTGACCTTGCAAGAAATGTGGATATTCATACTCAAACGACCTCTGAAACAAAGGAAAAAGCTGTTGGTGGAGTGACAGAAGGGTTACTAGAACAGGGAGATACTGTTACCTGGGAAGCCATTCACTTTGGTATTAAACAAAGACTGACGGCCAAGGTAACATTAATGGAAAAACCTCATAAGTTTGTAGATATTATGGTGAAGGGAGCTTTCCAATCTTTTGTTCATACCCATCAGTTTATTGAAGAAGCAGGCGGAACCATCATGATAGATACATTTCAATATAAGTCGCCATTTGGTCTAATTGGCGCTGCAGCCGATAAGTTGTTTTTGGAAAAGTATATGAGCGCATTTATTATTTCTCGTGCAAAAGAACTGAAAAAGATTGCCGAAAATATGGATTAA
- a CDS encoding YjcZ family sporulation protein: MSYENKGGYENNGGYGSGFALVVVLFILLIIIGASYVKGNHGYGGGGYY; this comes from the coding sequence GTGAGCTACGAAAACAAAGGTGGATATGAAAACAACGGTGGATACGGGTCTGGATTTGCGCTTGTTGTTGTTTTATTTATTCTTCTTATTATTATTGGTGCCTCTTACGTGAAAGGAAACCACGGATATGGTGGTGGCGGATACTACTAA